A single Maridesulfovibrio frigidus DSM 17176 DNA region contains:
- a CDS encoding LysR family transcriptional regulator, which translates to MRQLRYFEAVAEELHFGRAAERLHIQQPPLSRQIQKLEEDLGVQLFDRTNRKVELTDAGKYFLGEAKAILKSMLRARSTLQAMGDGTAGKLHVSFVYLVLSSAFPDIVGDFMKKYPQVEVVLHDESSHQQIEGVLEGSRHVGFVTRSTLDTKELSDIVVQRTSSCAAIPSNHPLAKKKMVTLKDLSEIPYICSRESYCKMRVKEVQRRFSEEGLELKLGMQYKRKHTGTVFVAAGLGWTFVNCDSEHIIPDGVALKHIEDDTSQLEVAMIWDPNRVTPLIQNFLDYYKDSIEEI; encoded by the coding sequence ATGCGCCAATTACGCTACTTTGAAGCTGTAGCGGAAGAACTGCACTTTGGAAGAGCTGCTGAACGTTTACACATACAGCAACCTCCGCTCAGTAGACAGATTCAAAAATTAGAAGAAGATTTAGGTGTGCAACTGTTCGATCGTACGAATCGGAAGGTTGAACTTACCGACGCTGGTAAATATTTTCTAGGTGAAGCAAAAGCAATTCTGAAATCAATGTTGCGAGCAAGATCCACTCTTCAAGCTATGGGTGACGGTACAGCAGGAAAACTTCATGTGAGTTTTGTATATCTAGTACTCTCCTCAGCTTTTCCAGATATTGTGGGAGATTTCATGAAGAAATATCCACAAGTCGAAGTTGTTTTGCACGATGAATCCAGTCATCAACAAATTGAAGGAGTGCTCGAAGGATCTCGTCATGTGGGATTTGTCACTCGTAGTACTTTAGACACCAAAGAATTATCGGACATTGTCGTGCAAAGGACTTCTTCTTGTGCGGCTATTCCATCAAATCACCCACTTGCAAAAAAAAAGATGGTAACTCTCAAAGATTTATCCGAAATCCCTTACATATGCAGCCGAGAGTCTTATTGTAAAATGCGGGTTAAAGAGGTTCAAAGACGATTTAGCGAAGAAGGCCTCGAACTAAAATTGGGGATGCAGTATAAGCGAAAGCACACTGGCACAGTTTTCGTGGCAGCCGGGCTAGGCTGGACCTTCGTAAACTGTGATTCAGAGCATATCATTCCTGATGGAGTAGCTCTAAAACATATAGAGGATGATACTTCTCAGCTGGAAGTTGCAATGATTTGGGATCCGAATAGAGTCACCCCGCTGATACAGAATTTCCTTGATTACTATAAAGATAGTATTGAAGAGATCTAA
- a CDS encoding DUF721 domain-containing protein, with protein MAKKTKYTGPKKRFFHPRQRSLCTVGEAMTEFVSTLDGKNKLRLAKLWKAWPDLMGELAEFAKPLGHRKTTLILAAEDSVAAQELTYFAPEILLRINSFFGEEVFDKVLFELLNGRVPLGGYELQRTHFQRAKIKSPGNIGGMKDKFDPESAVGRCYLKYVRLFEKS; from the coding sequence ATGGCTAAAAAAACTAAATATACAGGACCTAAAAAAAGGTTCTTCCACCCCCGCCAGCGCTCACTATGCACCGTAGGTGAAGCTATGACGGAGTTTGTTTCTACCCTCGACGGTAAAAACAAACTCAGGCTTGCCAAGCTATGGAAGGCATGGCCGGACCTGATGGGGGAACTTGCGGAGTTCGCCAAACCACTGGGACATCGCAAGACTACATTGATTCTCGCAGCAGAGGATTCTGTTGCCGCGCAGGAGCTCACATACTTCGCTCCAGAGATTTTATTGAGAATTAATTCGTTTTTTGGTGAAGAAGTCTTTGACAAGGTGCTATTCGAGCTGTTAAACGGCAGGGTTCCATTGGGTGGGTACGAATTACAGCGAACTCACTTCCAAAGAGCCAAGATCAAAAGTCCCGGAAACATTGGCGGGATGAAAGACAAATTTGATCCAGAATCGGCGGTCGGCAGATGTTATCTGAAGTACGTCCGTCTATTTGAAAAATCATAA
- a CDS encoding ArsR/SmtB family transcription factor yields the protein MEIIKFSKALSDEIRVRLLAMLRDNELNVGEVVQVLGMSQPRVSRHLKILHESGLLESRREGLWNFYRLAQSGAGLRFSDSISWLIENEDEVLADKRRVVEVLAERNLETRRFFDEIAEDWERLQREVFGDFNLNSEVLSFMNDCAVGVDLGCGNGSLLGDMLSKCKSVIGVDSSRKMLELASNRIGENPGVSLRIGELTHLPLRDWEADFAVISMVLHHLPNPDKAVAEAARALSSGGRLVVADFVMHSNEKMRTEFGDRRLGFTEEELRGWMDEAGLGSIKTHRFPVKEGLTVLVCVSEKK from the coding sequence ATGGAAATTATTAAATTCAGCAAAGCGTTATCAGATGAGATACGAGTGCGGCTTTTAGCTATGCTCCGCGATAACGAGCTTAACGTCGGTGAGGTCGTCCAGGTTCTAGGGATGTCTCAGCCGCGTGTTTCCCGTCATCTCAAAATTCTTCATGAGAGCGGATTGCTTGAATCAAGGCGCGAAGGGTTATGGAATTTTTACAGACTAGCTCAGTCCGGCGCGGGTTTGCGTTTTTCAGATTCAATTAGCTGGCTGATTGAAAATGAAGATGAGGTTTTAGCAGATAAGCGAAGGGTGGTTGAAGTTTTAGCTGAGCGTAATCTGGAAACACGTAGGTTTTTTGATGAAATTGCTGAAGACTGGGAACGTTTACAGCGCGAAGTTTTTGGAGATTTCAACCTTAATTCCGAAGTGCTTAGCTTTATGAACGACTGCGCGGTGGGTGTGGACCTTGGGTGTGGTAACGGATCTTTGCTCGGAGACATGCTTTCTAAGTGTAAATCCGTTATCGGTGTGGATAGCTCCCGTAAGATGCTTGAACTTGCATCTAATAGGATAGGCGAAAATCCAGGAGTGAGTCTTCGTATCGGCGAACTTACACATTTGCCGCTTCGGGACTGGGAAGCAGATTTCGCGGTCATTTCGATGGTGCTTCACCATTTGCCGAATCCTGATAAAGCTGTTGCCGAGGCGGCAAGGGCTTTATCGAGCGGAGGCAGGCTGGTGGTGGCTGATTTTGTGATGCACTCAAATGAGAAGATGCGGACAGAATTCGGTGATCGCAGATTAGGTTTTACTGAGGAAGAGCTTCGTGGGTGGATGGATGAGGCCGGTCTCGGTTCAATAAAAACTCATCGTTTCCCTGTAAAAGAAGGTCTTACGGTTTTGGTTTGCGTTTCTGAAAAAAAATAG
- the ahcY gene encoding adenosylhomocysteinase — translation MIKLDPKMDNKVADMSLADWGNKEMQLSEREMPGLMSLREKYGKEKPLKGLKIMGSLHMTIQTAMLIETLTELGADLRWASCNIFSTQDHAAAAIAANGTSKVFAWKGETLEEFWWCTEQALTWPDGSGPDLIVDDGGDATLMIHKGVQAEKDPSILEKKYDNKEFQMVIDRLKASVAENPTKWTDIAKKVQGVSEETTTGVHRLYQMLEAGELLFPAINVNDSVTKSKFDNLYGCRESLADGIKRATDVMIAGKIVVVIGYGDVGKGCAQSMRGFGARVIVTEVDPICALQAAMEGFEVAPMAKAVERGDIFVTCTGNYHVITGKDIELMKDEAIICNIGHFDNEIEMSYLEVDSKAVKLEVKPQVDKWTLKSGKSVIVLAEGRLVNLGCATGHPSFVMSNSFTNQVLAQIDLAQNTYEPTVMILPKKLDEEVARLHLARLGVELEVLSKEQADYINVDVAGPYKPNHYRY, via the coding sequence ATGATTAAATTAGATCCTAAAATGGATAATAAAGTAGCGGATATGTCTCTTGCCGATTGGGGTAACAAAGAAATGCAGCTTTCCGAGCGCGAAATGCCGGGTCTTATGTCCCTGCGTGAAAAGTATGGTAAAGAAAAGCCTCTTAAAGGTCTAAAAATCATGGGCAGCCTGCACATGACTATCCAGACTGCAATGCTTATCGAAACCCTTACAGAGCTCGGCGCTGATCTGCGTTGGGCTTCTTGTAATATTTTCTCCACTCAGGATCACGCGGCAGCAGCTATCGCAGCAAACGGAACTTCTAAAGTTTTCGCTTGGAAGGGCGAAACTCTTGAAGAATTCTGGTGGTGTACAGAGCAGGCTTTGACATGGCCTGACGGTTCCGGTCCTGACCTTATCGTTGATGACGGTGGCGACGCTACTCTCATGATCCACAAAGGTGTTCAGGCTGAAAAAGATCCTTCCATTCTTGAGAAGAAATATGACAACAAAGAATTTCAGATGGTTATCGACCGTTTGAAGGCTTCTGTTGCTGAAAATCCAACTAAATGGACAGACATCGCTAAGAAAGTTCAGGGCGTTTCTGAAGAAACAACTACTGGTGTTCACCGTCTTTACCAGATGCTTGAAGCTGGCGAACTTCTTTTCCCTGCTATCAATGTTAATGACTCTGTTACTAAATCCAAGTTCGACAACCTCTACGGTTGCCGCGAGTCTCTTGCTGACGGAATCAAACGTGCTACTGACGTTATGATCGCTGGTAAGATCGTTGTTGTCATCGGTTACGGTGATGTTGGTAAAGGTTGTGCTCAGTCCATGCGCGGTTTCGGTGCTCGTGTTATCGTTACTGAAGTTGATCCTATCTGTGCGCTTCAGGCGGCTATGGAAGGATTCGAAGTTGCTCCAATGGCGAAAGCTGTTGAGCGCGGTGATATCTTTGTTACTTGCACAGGTAACTACCACGTTATCACAGGCAAAGACATTGAACTGATGAAAGATGAAGCTATCATTTGTAACATCGGTCACTTCGATAACGAAATCGAAATGAGCTATCTCGAAGTTGACTCTAAAGCTGTGAAGCTTGAAGTTAAACCACAGGTTGATAAATGGACTCTCAAGTCCGGCAAATCTGTAATCGTTCTTGCTGAAGGACGTTTGGTTAACCTTGGTTGTGCAACAGGTCATCCTAGCTTTGTTATGAGTAACAGCTTCACTAACCAGGTTCTTGCTCAGATTGACCTTGCTCAGAACACATATGAGCCGACTGTTATGATTCTGCCTAAAAAACTTGATGAAGAAGTTGCTCGGTTGCATCTTGCTCGTCTTGGCGTTGAGCTTGAAGTTCTTTCTAAAGAACAGGCTGACTACATCAACGTTGATGTTGCTGGTCCATACAAGCCGAATCACTACCGTTACTAA
- a CDS encoding DEAD/DEAH box helicase, translating to MNFDSFSFDQRIVTGIIGCGYTIPTPIQVRAIPEVLSGRDVMGLAQTGTGKTAAFALPILQRLLTSNAPKQGPCRTLVLAPTRELALQIHENFISLGKQTGIRSAAVFGGVGANPQIKAANKATVIVACPGRLIDLLNQGVLKLDQVDTLVLDEADRMLDMGFMPDIKRILARLPATRQNLLFSATMPHDIRELAGKILVNPATVQVANTAPATSVGHTFYPVHPQLKVGLLEALLDVTKYDSMLIFTRTKHRAKNLARKLSFRGHEATFLQGNMSQNQRQRALDGFKDGTFKVMVATDIAARGIDCDRITHVINFDVPDTAETYTHRIGRTGRAGRSGMALSLVTKEDERLMREIEKIVGRQIDRRKVEEFDYDQPLKSVPGMDRRGPAPAKHKKTYGSDKRRPAAPTRRRTTKAPVRTKR from the coding sequence GTGAATTTTGATTCTTTTTCTTTTGACCAGCGCATTGTCACTGGCATCATCGGTTGCGGCTATACGATTCCTACTCCAATTCAAGTGCGCGCTATCCCTGAAGTTTTAAGCGGCCGTGATGTTATGGGCCTTGCTCAGACAGGAACAGGAAAGACAGCTGCTTTTGCACTTCCTATTTTGCAGCGCTTGCTTACTAGTAACGCTCCTAAGCAGGGGCCTTGCCGCACATTGGTGCTTGCTCCTACACGTGAACTAGCTTTGCAGATTCACGAAAATTTTATTTCTCTTGGAAAACAGACCGGCATCCGCAGCGCAGCTGTATTCGGAGGCGTCGGCGCCAATCCTCAGATTAAGGCCGCGAACAAAGCTACCGTTATTGTAGCTTGTCCCGGCAGACTTATTGACCTTCTTAATCAAGGTGTACTTAAACTTGATCAGGTCGATACTTTGGTTCTCGACGAAGCTGACCGTATGCTTGATATGGGTTTCATGCCTGACATCAAACGTATTCTTGCTCGTCTCCCTGCTACTCGCCAGAACTTGTTGTTCTCAGCGACTATGCCGCATGATATTAGAGAGCTTGCTGGGAAGATTCTTGTTAACCCAGCAACTGTTCAGGTTGCGAATACTGCTCCTGCTACAAGCGTTGGGCATACTTTCTACCCTGTTCATCCTCAGCTTAAAGTCGGCCTTTTGGAAGCTTTGCTGGACGTAACTAAATATGACAGCATGCTCATTTTTACTCGTACAAAGCATCGTGCTAAAAACTTGGCTAGAAAGCTTAGCTTTCGTGGTCATGAAGCAACATTTTTGCAGGGTAATATGAGTCAGAATCAGCGTCAGCGCGCGCTTGATGGCTTTAAAGACGGTACTTTCAAAGTGATGGTTGCTACCGATATCGCAGCTCGCGGTATTGACTGTGATCGCATTACTCACGTTATCAACTTCGATGTGCCTGATACTGCTGAAACTTACACTCACCGTATTGGTCGTACAGGCCGTGCTGGACGTAGTGGTATGGCTCTTAGTCTCGTAACAAAAGAAGATGAACGCTTGATGCGTGAGATCGAGAAAATTGTGGGCAGACAGATTGACCGTCGCAAAGTGGAAGAGTTTGATTACGATCAGCCTCTCAAAAGTGTGCCGGGAATGGATCGTAGAGGACCAGCTCCTGCTAAGCATAAAAAAACTTACGGCTCTGATAAAAGGCGTCCTGCTGCACCTACTCGCAGACGCACAACTAAAGCTCCCGTTCGTACTAAACGCTAG
- a CDS encoding RNA recognition motif domain-containing protein: MSKNIYVGNLPWSASEDDVRAAFEAFGEVISVKLIEDRETGRPRGFGFVEMDDSGALEAIDALDGKDFDGRNLKVNEAKPRAERPRW, translated from the coding sequence ATGTCTAAGAACATCTATGTAGGCAACTTGCCCTGGTCCGCTAGTGAAGACGACGTCCGCGCAGCATTTGAAGCTTTCGGCGAAGTCATTTCTGTTAAACTTATCGAAGATAGAGAAACAGGCCGCCCACGCGGTTTCGGTTTCGTCGAAATGGACGATTCTGGTGCTCTCGAAGCTATCGATGCTCTTGACGGTAAAGATTTCGACGGTCGTAACCTAAAGGTTAACGAAGCTAAGCCTCGCGCAGAACGCCCACGCTGGTAG
- a CDS encoding NADase-type glycan-binding domain-containing protein gives MIRKLFLLIAILMAIPSLCHAEAVQMKVSSFVPQAGSSLFNASALSDGDESTGWLENVDGNGAGQWVQFVFPNNVVVDSVVFRNGLDSESADFQVAKVKGVRVSFGGVHRQSVNLKDTDKMQKIEAVKCITKSLELTIDSVHSNATNSVAGFSEILVEYHDPSTQELAALVISKKVLVKEPYLTPKQRELLAEKLEKLEQERILRAEVEAFFDKFYTAFVTISEEYPRMFVEAQFLRESSYFESFRAMLDKRGVLEKYQNAIVSTSGLRYNFRTHTPTEIELWVKGDYTVIFDLRDNLVTENSLYTLKRELGEWKVKSKVEF, from the coding sequence ATGATTCGCAAATTATTTCTTCTTATAGCCATCTTGATGGCAATTCCTAGCTTATGTCATGCTGAGGCTGTGCAAATGAAAGTGTCTTCATTTGTTCCGCAAGCTGGTTCAAGTTTGTTCAATGCGAGTGCTCTTTCTGATGGGGATGAATCGACTGGCTGGCTGGAAAATGTTGATGGCAATGGTGCGGGGCAGTGGGTTCAGTTTGTTTTTCCGAATAATGTTGTTGTTGATTCTGTGGTTTTTCGGAACGGTTTAGATTCGGAAAGTGCTGATTTTCAGGTTGCCAAAGTTAAGGGTGTGCGGGTTTCCTTCGGCGGAGTGCATCGGCAGTCGGTAAACCTCAAAGATACCGATAAAATGCAGAAGATTGAAGCTGTAAAGTGTATTACTAAAAGCCTTGAGCTTACGATTGATTCTGTGCATTCAAACGCAACCAATAGTGTTGCAGGTTTTTCTGAAATTTTAGTTGAGTATCACGATCCTTCCACGCAAGAACTGGCGGCTTTAGTTATAAGCAAAAAAGTCTTGGTTAAAGAGCCTTACCTAACTCCCAAGCAAAGAGAACTGCTTGCAGAAAAGTTGGAAAAATTAGAGCAGGAAAGAATTTTACGGGCTGAAGTAGAAGCTTTTTTTGATAAGTTTTACACGGCTTTTGTTACTATCAGTGAAGAGTATCCGCGTATGTTTGTCGAGGCCCAGTTTTTACGTGAAAGTTCATATTTTGAAAGTTTCAGAGCAATGTTGGATAAGCGGGGTGTATTGGAAAAATATCAGAACGCAATCGTTTCTACCTCAGGCCTGCGCTATAATTTTAGAACTCATACGCCGACAGAAATTGAACTTTGGGTGAAGGGTGATTACACCGTGATATTTGATCTTAGAGATAATCTAGTTACTGAAAACTCGTTGTATACTCTTAAAAGAGAGCTTGGTGAGTGGAAGGTTAAAAGCAAGGTTGAGTTTTAA
- a CDS encoding aromatic amino acid transport family protein — MSDKKSVSAMTMMFVVVGNMLGAGILAIPVNLCAAGLYPAIAATLVMWVLMTYTALIYAGQKSLTYNEHADLPTFFHEELGSIGKWVSIVANMIVLYGVLVAYLAGISAIIMSLQSTVSMSVVMIIYFIVVTSMTAFGMTMMKKCTPAMVITMWITFGMLVFMVVPDVTATNLEHFDWSYVPAGLPVLLMAFHFHNIIPSICRTLDHDAKKIKTAIIGGTTIGMLMNMTWLFVVLGAVPLSSPNGVDLISAFAKNQPATIPLEQLLKTPAFTYVALVFALVAMSTAFMANGTALMSFIRDLTATYMGTKNKSLVWCLSFIPPLLVALIYPDIFLVAINMVGGVGECIIFGILPGFIVWKYSAPGSFKRMTGIALIVCFSAVLLIELGQETGLLHLSPNVEYWTHPLRNRAP, encoded by the coding sequence ATGTCTGACAAAAAATCCGTATCCGCAATGACAATGATGTTTGTTGTTGTTGGTAATATGCTCGGGGCAGGAATACTGGCAATTCCTGTTAATCTATGTGCGGCGGGCCTATATCCGGCAATTGCGGCAACACTGGTTATGTGGGTGCTGATGACCTATACAGCTCTCATTTATGCAGGACAAAAAAGCTTAACCTACAACGAACATGCGGACCTACCTACATTCTTTCACGAAGAACTAGGGTCAATCGGAAAATGGGTTAGCATCGTTGCAAATATGATCGTTCTATATGGGGTACTTGTAGCTTATCTGGCTGGAATTTCCGCGATCATAATGAGTTTGCAATCAACGGTATCAATGTCCGTTGTAATGATTATTTATTTCATCGTAGTTACAAGCATGACAGCTTTCGGCATGACAATGATGAAAAAATGTACCCCCGCCATGGTTATCACCATGTGGATTACCTTTGGAATGCTCGTTTTCATGGTTGTACCCGATGTCACGGCTACAAATCTCGAGCACTTTGATTGGAGCTACGTCCCAGCCGGGTTGCCCGTTCTGTTAATGGCTTTCCATTTCCACAATATCATTCCAAGTATCTGTCGTACGCTTGATCATGACGCAAAAAAGATCAAGACAGCAATCATAGGTGGTACCACCATCGGAATGCTTATGAATATGACTTGGCTGTTTGTTGTTCTGGGAGCTGTTCCGCTATCATCACCTAACGGAGTTGATCTTATTTCAGCCTTTGCTAAAAATCAGCCCGCAACGATCCCACTTGAACAATTGCTTAAAACTCCGGCATTTACTTATGTGGCACTAGTTTTTGCGCTGGTCGCTATGTCGACAGCGTTTATGGCAAATGGAACGGCTCTTATGAGTTTCATACGAGATTTAACTGCCACCTACATGGGAACAAAGAATAAATCACTAGTCTGGTGTTTATCCTTTATACCACCACTTCTAGTTGCTCTCATTTATCCGGACATTTTCCTTGTCGCCATCAACATGGTTGGCGGAGTCGGAGAATGTATTATCTTCGGAATTCTGCCAGGATTCATTGTCTGGAAATATTCCGCACCTGGAAGTTTCAAAAGGATGACGGGCATCGCCTTGATCGTCTGTTTCAGCGCAGTCCTACTCATTGAGCTTGGACAGGAAACAGGCCTGCTTCACCTCAGCCCGAACGTAGAGTACTGGACTCATCCTCTCCGCAATAGAGCTCCTTAA
- the aspA gene encoding aspartate ammonia-lyase produces the protein MKYRLEHDCIGEMNVPEDALYGVQTLRAAENFKITGIPISHYPQIVNALAYIKKAAAITNNELGKLEDDKTKAIVFASDELLSGKYHDQFIVDIIQGGAGTSTNMNANEVIANVGLEFLGHKKAEYENLHPNIHVNMAQSTNDVYPTCLRLALLEKMNLLISAMEYLQKSFAAKGDEFSHIMKMGRTQLQDAVPMTLGQEFTSYSIMIGEDILRVREAKDLICEINMGGTAIGTGLNAPPQYAEKVTDKLKELTGFELTLAPDLIEATQDTGAYVQLSGVLKRVAVKISKICNDLRLLSSGPRCGLNEINLPRMAPGSSIMPGKVNPIIPEVVNQIAFTVIGGDVTVTMAAEAGQLELNVMEPVITASLLNSLTIMRRGFRTLADKCVSGITANEDVCRGYVENSIGLVTALNPYIGYEKSTEVANEALNTGGSVYDIVIKKGYMTKEDLDKALSPESMIHSHPLTLEPPCC, from the coding sequence ATGAAATACCGTTTGGAACATGACTGTATTGGAGAAATGAACGTTCCCGAAGACGCTTTATATGGAGTGCAAACTCTTAGAGCGGCTGAGAACTTTAAAATAACTGGAATCCCAATTTCTCACTATCCGCAAATTGTTAATGCACTAGCCTACATCAAAAAAGCTGCCGCGATTACCAACAATGAGCTGGGGAAGCTTGAAGATGACAAAACAAAAGCAATAGTATTTGCGTCCGACGAGCTACTGAGCGGCAAATACCATGATCAGTTTATAGTAGACATTATTCAAGGCGGGGCCGGAACTTCAACCAACATGAACGCAAACGAAGTTATTGCGAATGTCGGGCTTGAATTTCTAGGGCACAAAAAAGCTGAGTACGAGAACTTGCACCCTAACATTCACGTAAACATGGCGCAGTCCACAAATGATGTTTACCCCACATGTTTAAGGCTTGCACTTCTTGAAAAGATGAACCTGCTCATCAGTGCGATGGAATATTTACAAAAAAGTTTTGCAGCCAAAGGTGATGAATTTTCACACATCATGAAAATGGGAAGAACCCAGCTTCAAGATGCAGTTCCCATGACTCTAGGACAGGAATTCACATCATACTCCATTATGATTGGCGAAGATATTTTGAGAGTTCGTGAAGCAAAAGACCTCATTTGCGAGATTAATATGGGCGGGACTGCTATCGGAACGGGCCTCAACGCTCCTCCGCAATACGCTGAAAAAGTTACCGATAAACTTAAAGAACTTACTGGTTTCGAATTAACCCTAGCCCCTGACCTTATTGAAGCCACACAGGATACGGGAGCCTATGTTCAGCTTTCGGGCGTTCTTAAGCGCGTTGCTGTTAAAATTTCAAAAATTTGCAATGACCTTCGACTCCTCTCTTCCGGCCCTCGCTGTGGATTAAATGAGATTAACCTGCCGCGTATGGCCCCGGGCTCCTCAATTATGCCGGGCAAAGTTAATCCAATTATCCCCGAAGTGGTTAACCAGATTGCTTTCACCGTTATCGGCGGCGATGTAACCGTAACTATGGCAGCTGAAGCCGGACAGCTTGAGCTTAACGTCATGGAACCTGTTATTACTGCCAGCTTGCTAAATTCACTGACCATTATGCGAAGAGGATTCAGAACCTTAGCGGACAAATGTGTGTCCGGTATAACTGCAAACGAAGACGTATGCAGAGGATATGTTGAGAACAGCATAGGACTGGTAACAGCCTTAAATCCATACATCGGCTATGAAAAATCTACTGAAGTCGCAAACGAGGCCCTGAATACAGGTGGATCGGTTTACGACATTGTTATCAAGAAGGGGTACATGACCAAAGAAGATTTGGATAAAGCCCTCTCTCCTGAAAGCATGATTCATTCACATCCACTGACACTGGAACCACCTTGCTGCTAA
- the rarD gene encoding EamA family transporter RarD, whose product MNTRTREGLFFAAATFIMWGLLPIYWKALKEVAPLELICHRIVWSFFFLAFVVTAKKSWGEILTALKDPKGKILLAASSSLIAVNWYTFIWSVSNNHVVEASLGYYINPLVNVLLGFIVMGDKLNRLQATAIGFAIAGVLYSVIDLGRFPYIALTLAVSFGLYGLVRKVMKVESIPGLFIETTILLPLAGGYLLWLNSQGTLSFGTIGLEETTLLLGAGVVTSIPLICFANAARRLKLMTLGMFQYLSPTLMLLLGVFMYDEPFSEARLVTFCFIWIGIAIYLYDGIHKHMNSAQKAK is encoded by the coding sequence ATGAACACCCGTACCCGCGAGGGTCTTTTTTTTGCTGCCGCCACATTTATCATGTGGGGCCTTCTTCCCATCTACTGGAAGGCCTTAAAAGAAGTCGCCCCGCTCGAGCTTATCTGTCACCGCATTGTGTGGTCCTTTTTCTTTCTGGCCTTTGTCGTTACAGCCAAAAAAAGCTGGGGTGAAATCCTTACTGCCCTCAAAGATCCTAAGGGCAAAATACTACTCGCCGCCAGCAGCTCGTTAATCGCAGTGAACTGGTATACTTTCATCTGGTCGGTAAGCAACAATCATGTTGTTGAAGCCAGCCTAGGCTATTACATCAACCCCCTCGTAAATGTTCTTTTGGGCTTCATCGTCATGGGCGACAAGCTTAACAGGTTGCAAGCAACCGCAATTGGTTTCGCCATCGCGGGGGTTCTCTACTCTGTCATAGATCTTGGGAGATTCCCTTATATTGCATTAACTTTAGCTGTAAGTTTCGGACTTTACGGACTTGTCCGCAAAGTTATGAAGGTCGAATCTATTCCAGGGCTATTTATTGAAACGACAATATTGCTCCCGCTTGCCGGAGGTTATCTGCTATGGCTAAATAGCCAGGGCACTCTCAGTTTCGGCACCATAGGATTAGAGGAAACGACCCTCCTTCTTGGCGCGGGAGTCGTAACATCTATACCTCTCATTTGCTTTGCCAACGCAGCAAGGCGCTTAAAACTCATGACTCTGGGTATGTTCCAATATCTTTCACCGACATTAATGCTCCTGCTCGGCGTATTTATGTACGACGAACCGTTTAGCGAGGCTCGTCTAGTTACGTTCTGTTTCATTTGGATTGGAATTGCCATTTACCTTTATGACGGTATCCATAAACATATGAACTCGGCTCAAAAAGCAAAATAG